In one window of Lepidochelys kempii isolate rLepKem1 chromosome 27, rLepKem1.hap2, whole genome shotgun sequence DNA:
- the ORMDL3 gene encoding ORM1-like protein 3, whose translation MNVGTAHSEVNPNTRVMNSRGIWLSYVLGIGLLHVVLLSIPFFSVPVVWTLTNIIHNMSMYIFLHTVKGTPFETPDQGKARLLTHWEQMDYGVQFTASRKFLTITPIVLYFLTSFYTKYDRIHFIINTISLMSVLIPKLPQLHGVRIFGINKY comes from the exons ATGAACGTGGGGACAGCTCACAGCGAGGTGAACCCCAACACCCGCGTCATGAACAGCCGGGGCATCTGGCTCTCCTACGTGCTGGGGATTGGCCTGCTGCATGTGGTCCTCCTCAGCATCCCCTTCTTCAGTGTCCCTGTGGTTTGGACTCTCACCAACATCATCCACAACATG AGCATGTACATCTTCCTGCACACCGTGAAAGGAACGCCCTTTGAGACTCCAGACCAGGGGAAGGCCCGGTTGCTCACGCACTGGGAGCAGATGGACTATGGGGTGCAGTTCACGGCATCGCGCAAGTTCCTGACCATCACGCCCATCGTGTT gTATTTCCTCACCAGTTTCTACACGAAATATGACCGGATACACTTCATAATCAACACCATCTCCCTGATGAGCGTCTTAATCCCCAAGCTGCCCCAGCTCCATGGAGTCCGGATCTTTGGGATCAACAAGTACTGA